The genomic stretch AGGTAATTTCCTTATTCTCCTTAAACGAATTGATTAGCAGCATGAAAAAAGGGAATACAAACGCTACTAATAAAATGCAGAGGGCAATGAACTTCGTCCACGAAAGTATTCGGTTCCTATTCTCCATCACGCCTCCACCTCCAGCTTCTTGCTAAAATAAACCTGAGCAATCGTGATCGTAGCCACAAGCAGGAACAAGACGAAAGCCTCTGCTTGACCTACTCCATAATCTCGCGATAGGAATGCCTTCTCGTATACATGCATCGATACCATTTCCGTGCTCTTGAAAGGTCCGCCCTTCGTTAGGGAGAGGTTTAGATCATAAACCATAAAGCATCTTTGCAGCGATAGGAAAATACAAACGATAAAAGATGGAACCATCAGCGGTAAAATCATTTTACGCATCTTGGTCCATAAGCTCGCACCATCGATACTTGCCGCCTCTAAAATATCCTTAGGCACATTCATAAGCCCAGCCACATAAATAACCATCATATAACCGGCGTATTGCCATACTGTAACGATAATCATAGTCCAAAATGCTTTATCAGGGTCCGCCAGCCATGAGGTGCTGAATAAAGGGATACCCCATTCTTTCCCCAGGTAAACGAGTACGTTGGAAAAAATAAATTGCCATACGAAGCCGAGGATAATACCGCCCACCAAGTTAGGAATAAAGAAACCCGCTCTAAAAATGCTTTGCCCCTTCAATCCGCTTGACAATACATAGGCCAGTAGAAAAGCAACGACATTAATAAGCACAACTGAAATAAATACATACTTCAAAGTCAGTAAAAATGATTTCCAAAAAACAGAATCGTTAAATACTGCAACGTAATTGCTAAACCCGACCAGGCTGCTAGTCGTTGATATGCCATCCCAGTTTGTAAAGGTC from Paenibacillus sp. FSL H8-0548 encodes the following:
- a CDS encoding sugar ABC transporter permease, with amino-acid sequence MITEKGLWNRLRLRLLFTGPTLFSFFAVMIIPFLYGIYLTFTNWDGISTTSSLVGFSNYVAVFNDSVFWKSFLLTLKYVFISVVLINVVAFLLAYVLSSGLKGQSIFRAGFFIPNLVGGIILGFVWQFIFSNVLVYLGKEWGIPLFSTSWLADPDKAFWTMIIVTVWQYAGYMMVIYVAGLMNVPKDILEAASIDGASLWTKMRKMILPLMVPSFIVCIFLSLQRCFMVYDLNLSLTKGGPFKSTEMVSMHVYEKAFLSRDYGVGQAEAFVLFLLVATITIAQVYFSKKLEVEA